A section of the Campylobacter porcelli genome encodes:
- a CDS encoding phosphatidylserine decarboxylase: MDYNKFSNYFGLVAHYKFPKWLQNAINSWYVKKFKIDMSEFNPINSYDSLNALFTRKLQAPRPLGDGFVSPSDGLCLECAKGNNLKAYSIKSKEYKIDELLGKSLEDSELDGEFDYLNIYLSPRDYHHYHAPCDMDILSLNYTPGTLFSVAKSALLKHDNLYALNERVVLKARLKNGKLIWMVFVGALNVGKMKFDFEPRIQTNSNLTKALYKYDNLSLKKGEHIGNFDLGSTIVIITQNNAINYTIKKDMILKQAQSIANIC; the protein is encoded by the coding sequence ATGGATTATAATAAATTTTCAAACTATTTTGGCTTGGTCGCACACTATAAATTTCCAAAATGGCTTCAAAATGCTATAAATAGCTGGTATGTTAAAAAATTTAAAATAGATATGAGTGAGTTTAATCCAATTAATAGCTATGATAGTTTAAATGCTCTTTTTACTAGAAAATTACAAGCTCCAAGACCACTTGGCGATGGCTTTGTCTCGCCAAGCGATGGGCTTTGCCTTGAGTGTGCTAAGGGGAATAATCTAAAAGCTTATAGCATAAAATCCAAAGAGTATAAAATAGATGAACTACTAGGCAAATCACTTGAAGATAGTGAGCTTGATGGCGAATTTGACTATCTAAACATATATTTATCTCCAAGAGATTATCACCACTATCACGCCCCTTGCGATATGGATATTTTGAGTTTAAATTACACTCCTGGAACGCTATTTAGCGTAGCAAAAAGCGCTCTTTTAAAGCATGATAATCTCTATGCGTTAAATGAGAGAGTCGTGCTAAAAGCAAGGCTAAAAAATGGCAAATTAATCTGGATGGTCTTTGTAGGTGCTTTAAATGTGGGTAAAATGAAATTTGACTTTGAACCACGCATTCAAACCAACTCAAATCTAACCAAAGCTTTATATAAATATGATAATTTAAGCTTAAAAAAAGGCGAACATATAGGTAATTTTGATCTAGGCTCAACCATAGTTATAATCACTCAAAATAACGCCATCAACTACACAATCAAAAAAGATATGATACTCAAACAAGCTCAAAGCATAGCTAATATATGCTAA
- a CDS encoding molybdopterin molybdotransferase MoeA → MRVDEIFELAKDLEPLNRSEILPISQATGKILASDIIASRSLPAFDNSALDGYAFAYADIDSPLKIKGVILAGDKNSYEISKNECYKIMTGAAFPKGSDSVVMIENESFDESGNLIVPPDTPKNNARKIKGEEIEAGELLLAKGSRLTPANIMLLAAQGISYINTFKNPRIAVFSSGNEINEPWSECDKLSIYNANSFGIISALSQNGFKSEYKGILKDEISYIKEAINSCSDYDIIITSGGASKGEADYMSEVLNSLDFKPLFSSIDARPAKPTKCYKNGNKLIFVLPGNPMSCLLATYITVIPFVKRVANWSDYLPKTQIVKFKGSLKFKASRANIVIGTANNGEFRATNDNIYSPSMIRPISLSNSIYISNIGQSEICDNQEIKIYKIS, encoded by the coding sequence ATGAGAGTTGATGAGATATTTGAATTAGCTAAAGATTTGGAGCCACTAAATAGGAGCGAAATTTTACCCATTAGCCAAGCTACTGGAAAAATCCTAGCTAGTGATATTATAGCTAGTAGAAGCTTACCAGCATTTGATAACTCTGCTTTAGATGGATATGCTTTTGCTTACGCTGACATAGATAGTCCTCTTAAAATTAAAGGAGTGATTTTAGCTGGAGATAAAAATAGCTATGAAATTAGTAAAAATGAGTGCTATAAGATTATGACCGGTGCGGCATTTCCTAAAGGCTCTGATAGCGTTGTAATGATAGAAAATGAGTCTTTTGATGAGAGTGGAAATTTAATAGTGCCACCAGATACACCTAAAAATAATGCTAGAAAAATCAAAGGCGAAGAGATAGAGGCTGGAGAGCTTTTACTAGCTAAAGGCTCAAGGCTCACCCCAGCTAACATTATGCTCCTAGCAGCTCAGGGAATTAGCTATATTAATACTTTTAAAAATCCTAGAATTGCTGTTTTTAGTAGTGGAAATGAGATAAATGAGCCTTGGAGCGAGTGCGATAAACTATCTATATATAACGCAAATAGCTTTGGTATCATATCAGCATTAAGCCAAAATGGGTTTAAAAGTGAGTATAAAGGGATTTTAAAAGATGAAATTTCATATATAAAAGAGGCTATTAATAGCTGCAGCGATTATGATATTATCATCACAAGCGGTGGGGCTAGTAAAGGAGAGGCTGATTATATGAGTGAAGTATTAAACTCGCTTGATTTTAAGCCATTATTTAGCTCTATTGATGCTCGTCCAGCCAAACCAACAAAATGCTATAAAAATGGTAATAAGCTTATTTTTGTTTTGCCTGGCAATCCTATGTCGTGCTTACTAGCTACATATATCACCGTTATACCATTTGTTAAAAGAGTTGCTAATTGGAGTGATTATCTACCTAAAACGCAGATTGTGAAATTTAAAGGTAGCTTAAAATTCAAAGCTAGTAGAGCAAATATTGTAATTGGTACAGCAAATAACGGCGAATTTAGAGCTACAAATGATAATATCTATAGTCCTTCGATGATAAGACCAATATCGTTATCAAATTCTATATATATCTCCAATATCGGTCAAAGTGAAATTTGCGATAATCAAGAGATAAAAATTTATAAAATATCTTGA
- the flgA gene encoding flagellar basal body P-ring formation chaperone FlgA: MLLIFFIPLFSDTLVDRLHKTIKDEYPSINISSINIDKPNDLPNNFNEFILKEIILLNLRDDSGAFRAIYITPNKSNKSIFFNFKIDFKLQVLIAKRDIDRDHILNLGDYEQKFVNLKDYDKQALTSIPKYQLITKSKIKRGKILTNRHFKTLSDIRKGDKITAMINDGALKVEIIVTALSDGNIGQIISVRNQNNQILKAQVINKNQAIIK, from the coding sequence TTGCTTCTTATATTTTTTATTCCACTTTTTAGCGATACCTTAGTTGATAGACTTCACAAAACCATAAAAGATGAGTATCCCTCTATAAATATCAGCTCTATAAATATAGATAAGCCAAATGATTTACCAAATAATTTTAATGAATTTATACTAAAAGAGATTATTTTACTTAATCTGCGTGATGATAGCGGGGCATTTCGAGCGATATACATAACGCCAAATAAGAGTAATAAAAGTATATTTTTTAACTTTAAAATTGATTTTAAACTTCAAGTATTAATCGCTAAAAGGGATATAGATAGAGATCATATCTTAAATTTAGGCGATTATGAGCAAAAATTTGTAAATTTAAAAGATTATGATAAACAAGCTTTAACTAGCATTCCCAAATATCAGCTCATAACTAAAAGCAAGATAAAGCGTGGTAAAATTTTAACAAACCGCCACTTCAAAACCCTAAGCGATATAAGAAAAGGCGATAAAATCACAGCTATGATCAATGATGGTGCTTTAAAAGTTGAGATTATAGTAACAGCTCTTAGCGATGGCAATATAGGACAGATTATCAGCGTAAGAAATCAAAATAAT
- a CDS encoding class II 3-deoxy-7-phosphoheptulonate synthase has product MSKWNKDSWRDYNILQQPVYPDITKLRECEDKLSKLPPLVFAGEVRNLKDELAKVTQGHGFLLQGGDCAESFANFNAVNIRDMFKIILQMAIVLTFAGGCPVVKVGRVAGQFAKPRSSDFEEINGVKLPSYRGDIINGFEFNESARVPDPKRMIDAYYQSASTLNLLRAFSRGGLANLHEVHRWNLGFVKRSELDEKFEKLASELTNALKFMEACGVTTSNTPTLSETKLYTSHEALLLPYEEALTRVDSLSGDWYDCSAHMLWIGERTRGINDAHVHFLSGVKNPIGCKIGPNATADDVIKLANKLNQNNENGRLNIIIRMGADKIESYLPNILKNVKSEGLNILWSIDPMHGNTVKASNGYKTREFDNVLKEVKSFFDIHNACGTIAGGVHLEMTGQDVTECTGGAFKVTQEALASRYETQCDPRLNADQALELAFLIADEVKKSRS; this is encoded by the coding sequence ATGAGTAAATGGAATAAAGATAGTTGGAGAGATTATAATATTTTACAACAACCGGTGTATCCAGATATTACCAAGCTTAGAGAGTGCGAAGATAAGCTTAGCAAACTCCCACCACTTGTATTTGCAGGTGAGGTTAGAAATCTCAAAGATGAGCTAGCTAAGGTCACTCAAGGCCATGGCTTTTTACTTCAAGGTGGAGATTGCGCTGAGAGCTTTGCTAACTTTAATGCAGTAAATATCCGTGATATGTTTAAGATTATATTACAAATGGCAATTGTCCTTACCTTCGCTGGTGGCTGTCCTGTAGTCAAGGTCGGTCGTGTGGCTGGTCAATTTGCTAAGCCTAGAAGTAGCGATTTTGAAGAGATAAATGGGGTTAAGCTCCCTAGCTATAGAGGCGATATCATAAATGGATTTGAATTTAATGAATCAGCTAGAGTCCCAGATCCTAAAAGAATGATAGATGCCTACTATCAAAGCGCATCTACGCTAAATCTTCTAAGGGCATTTTCAAGAGGCGGATTGGCTAATTTACACGAAGTTCATAGATGGAATTTAGGATTTGTAAAGCGAAGTGAATTAGATGAAAAATTTGAAAAACTCGCTTCCGAGCTTACAAATGCTCTTAAATTTATGGAGGCTTGTGGGGTTACAACTTCTAATACTCCAACCCTAAGCGAAACTAAGCTATACACTTCTCACGAAGCACTATTACTACCATATGAAGAGGCACTTACAAGGGTTGATAGCTTAAGTGGAGATTGGTATGATTGCTCTGCTCATATGCTTTGGATAGGTGAGAGAACTAGAGGTATTAATGACGCTCATGTCCATTTCTTAAGCGGAGTTAAAAATCCAATTGGGTGTAAAATCGGCCCAAATGCCACAGCTGATGATGTGATAAAATTAGCCAACAAACTAAACCAAAATAACGAAAATGGTCGCCTAAATATCATAATTAGAATGGGTGCTGATAAGATAGAGAGCTACCTACCAAATATCTTAAAAAATGTTAAATCTGAAGGATTAAATATCCTATGGAGTATCGATCCAATGCATGGTAACACAGTAAAAGCCTCTAATGGATATAAAACTCGTGAATTTGATAATGTTTTAAAAGAAGTTAAAAGCTTTTTTGATATTCATAATGCTTGTGGCACTATAGCTGGTGGGGTGCATTTAGAGATGACAGGACAAGATGTTACAGAGTGTACTGGTGGTGCATTTAAGGTTACTCAAGAGGCTCTTGCTAGTCGCTATGAAACCCAGTGCGATCCAAGATTAAATGCCGATCAAGCCCTAGAGCTTGCTTTCTTAATCGCAGATGAAGTGAAAAAATCTCGCTCTTAA
- the murA gene encoding UDP-N-acetylglucosamine 1-carboxyvinyltransferase: MDYLQIKGGKNLEGKVVISGAKNAALPIIAMSILAKNRVTIQNAPQVADIKTLIKLLQNLGAKAEFTNSTLQIDTMAINSTKATYDIVRTMRASILVLGPLLARFGHCEVSLPGGCAIGARPIDLHLSALEKMGAKIEIKDGYVIASANDGLKGANIVFDKITVTGTENIIMAAALANGVTKIFNAAKEPEVVQLCEILNQNGVRIDGIGTSELTIYGTNRTLINLDEIRVIPDRIEAGTYMCAVAITGGKVIIENINPDHLVAITSKLYDMGVKFEFNPNSIKVISDGNLKPCNIITTEFPGFPTDMQAQFMALACVADGVSSIDERLFENRFMHASELSRMGADIKLNGHIATITGTKLNGADVMATDLRASSALIIAALRAKGTTRIHRIYHLDRGYENLESKLTAIGADIKRLSE, encoded by the coding sequence ATGGATTATCTACAAATCAAAGGTGGAAAAAATTTAGAAGGCAAAGTGGTAATAAGTGGCGCTAAAAACGCAGCCTTACCTATAATTGCTATGTCAATTCTAGCCAAAAATAGAGTAACAATCCAAAACGCACCACAAGTAGCTGATATAAAAACTTTGATAAAACTACTACAAAATTTAGGCGCTAAGGCTGAATTTACAAACTCAACCCTACAAATAGATACAATGGCTATAAACTCCACAAAAGCCACATATGATATTGTCCGCACTATGCGTGCTTCTATATTGGTGCTTGGCCCACTCCTTGCTAGATTTGGCCATTGTGAGGTTTCACTCCCTGGTGGGTGCGCCATTGGGGCTAGACCAATTGATTTGCATTTAAGCGCATTAGAGAAAATGGGGGCAAAGATAGAGATAAAAGATGGATATGTGATAGCTAGTGCAAATGATGGATTAAAGGGTGCTAATATCGTTTTTGATAAAATCACAGTTACTGGCACTGAAAATATCATAATGGCAGCAGCTCTAGCAAATGGCGTAACTAAGATATTTAACGCAGCCAAGGAGCCTGAAGTAGTCCAACTATGCGAAATTTTAAATCAAAATGGAGTTAGAATTGATGGTATTGGCACAAGCGAATTAACCATATATGGCACAAATAGAACGCTTATAAATTTAGATGAGATTAGAGTAATTCCAGATAGGATTGAAGCTGGAACATATATGTGTGCTGTAGCAATCACTGGTGGAAAGGTTATAATAGAAAATATAAATCCAGATCACCTAGTAGCCATCACTTCAAAGCTTTATGATATGGGGGTTAAATTTGAGTTTAATCCTAACTCAATAAAAGTAATTAGCGATGGCAATTTAAAACCATGTAATATAATCACTACTGAATTTCCAGGCTTCCCAACAGATATGCAAGCGCAATTTATGGCTCTTGCTTGTGTGGCTGATGGAGTATCTAGCATTGATGAGAGACTTTTTGAAAATCGCTTTATGCACGCTAGTGAGCTATCTCGCATGGGAGCTGATATAAAGCTAAATGGTCATATAGCCACTATCACAGGCACAAAGCTAAATGGGGCTGATGTGATGGCAACTGACTTAAGAGCTAGCTCGGCACTTATCATTGCTGCTTTAAGAGCTAAGGGGACGACAAGAATTCACCGAATTTACCATCTAGATAGAGGGTATGAAAATTTAGAATCCAAGCTTACTGCCATTGGAGCTGATATAAAAAGACTTAGTGAGTAG
- a CDS encoding M48 family metallopeptidase, with translation MKKFILIFALIFFVGCMQNTTNVGHSEVNRGQLMLISSEEINEASAKAYTQIIDKARATNTLNKDPKLTQRVNNISNRLIAKTLYFRQDSSKWNWEVNVITSDTINAWCMAGGKIAVYTAIVEKLNLNDDELAFILSHEIAHALREHVREQQSQEMIKSGLINVASIFGVDNTILGVANLAANVGISLPFSRSHENESDEIGLELAYMAGFNPDGAVSLWKKMQEHSGDGGLEFLSTHPSHENRIKNLQALAVKLKAKN, from the coding sequence ATGAAAAAATTTATATTGATATTTGCTCTTATATTTTTTGTTGGTTGTATGCAAAATACCACAAATGTAGGCCACTCTGAAGTTAATAGGGGTCAGTTAATGCTTATATCAAGCGAGGAGATAAATGAGGCTTCTGCTAAGGCTTATACTCAGATAATTGATAAAGCAAGGGCGACAAATACGCTAAATAAAGACCCAAAATTAACACAAAGAGTAAATAATATATCAAATAGATTAATTGCTAAAACTTTATATTTTAGACAAGATAGCTCAAAGTGGAATTGGGAGGTAAATGTAATTACAAGCGATACTATCAATGCTTGGTGTATGGCTGGTGGTAAAATCGCCGTATATACCGCAATTGTAGAGAAATTAAATTTAAATGATGATGAGCTAGCATTCATCCTATCTCACGAGATTGCTCACGCCTTAAGAGAGCATGTCAGAGAGCAGCAAAGCCAAGAGATGATAAAGAGTGGATTAATAAATGTAGCTTCGATTTTTGGGGTTGATAATACTATTTTAGGGGTTGCAAATTTAGCTGCAAATGTGGGAATTTCGCTGCCATTTAGCCGTTCGCATGAGAATGAGAGTGATGAGATAGGGCTTGAGCTTGCTTATATGGCTGGATTTAATCCAGATGGTGCGGTTTCACTATGGAAGAAGATGCAAGAGCACTCAGGCGATGGTGGATTGGAGTTTTTAAGCACGCATCCAAGCCATGAAAATAGAATAAAAAATCTACAAGCTCTAGCAGTTAAATTAAAGGCTAAGAATTAG